One segment of Candidatus Latescibacterota bacterium DNA contains the following:
- a CDS encoding outer membrane beta-barrel protein gives MRITRNVAAALALLLGAGTAAAGEAPVAIGGFVDASYAGNLDLHSDAFGLDQVELDLTRDLEGKGGLRADLEWVKDGDDWAVAVEQGYLELLLPAGTDTRFTLGRFNAPIGFELLDAPDMYQFSHALVFDHGLPSNLTGAMVATALGERADLRAYLVDGWDVNDLGAPGPKTVGGRLGIALGELGGLGVSGIAGVTADSVNTDRQVLDVDLTLTPSSTLLVGAEFNHGHLDMDGATADWNGLLVMAHLTLNDWLGLTARYDWFDDPDGAVFGLTGGETRQAITLAPTFALGEGMGALVELRVDSSSEDVFTNADGEAKGSTTSVAFEMTFGF, from the coding sequence ATGCGAATCACGCGCAACGTCGCCGCGGCGCTCGCCCTGCTGCTGGGCGCGGGCACGGCGGCCGCGGGCGAGGCGCCCGTGGCGATCGGCGGTTTCGTCGACGCGAGCTACGCGGGCAACCTGGACCTGCACAGCGACGCCTTCGGCCTCGACCAGGTGGAGCTGGACCTGACCCGCGACCTCGAGGGCAAGGGCGGCCTGCGCGCCGACCTCGAGTGGGTCAAGGACGGCGACGACTGGGCCGTCGCGGTGGAGCAGGGCTATCTCGAGCTGCTGCTGCCCGCGGGCACGGACACGCGCTTCACGCTGGGCCGCTTCAACGCGCCCATCGGCTTCGAGCTGCTGGACGCGCCGGACATGTACCAGTTCAGCCACGCCCTGGTCTTCGACCACGGCCTGCCGTCCAACCTGACCGGCGCCATGGTCGCCACCGCCCTCGGCGAGCGCGCCGATCTGCGCGCCTACCTGGTGGACGGCTGGGACGTCAACGACCTCGGCGCGCCCGGCCCCAAGACCGTGGGCGGGCGGCTGGGCATCGCCCTCGGCGAGCTCGGCGGTCTGGGCGTCTCCGGGATCGCGGGGGTCACGGCCGACAGCGTGAACACGGATCGCCAGGTCCTGGACGTGGACCTCACGCTCACGCCGTCGTCCACGCTGCTCGTCGGCGCCGAGTTCAACCACGGCCACCTGGACATGGACGGCGCCACCGCGGACTGGAACGGCCTGCTCGTCATGGCCCATCTCACGCTGAACGACTGGCTCGGGCTCACCGCCCGCTACGACTGGTTCGACGATCCGGACGGCGCCGTCTTCGGCCTGACCGGCGGCGAGACGCGGCAGGCGATCACCCTGGCGCCCACCTTCGCCCTCGGCGAGGGCATGGGCGCGCTGGTGGAGCTGCGGGTCGACAGTTCGAGCGAGGACGTGTTCACGAACGCCGATGGCGAGGCCAAGGGATCGACGACCTCCGTGGCCTTCGAGATGACCTTCGGGTTCTGA